Genomic segment of Terriglobales bacterium:
GAGCCGGGTGTGGCCGCTCAGCGAACGCACTTCGCGGCCGCTCGCCATCTCCCAAAGCTTGATGGTCTTGTCCCTGCCGGCAGTCGCCGCCCAGCCCCCGTGAGGGCTGAAGGCGATTGCGGTCACAAGATCGGCAGGCCCCCCCACGGCGAAAGCGCGAAGTTCGCGGCCACTGGCCAGGTCCCACACCGTGATTATCCTGTTGCTCCGGCTGCCGCAGGCCAGCCGGCGCCCGTCGGGGCTAAAGGCGACGGCGGCGGCCATCCCCGTCGCAAAGGTCCGCACCTTCTGTCCCGTAGCCACGTTCCACAGCTTGACGGTGTCGGAGTCTCCGCCTGACGCGAGCCAGCGTCCATCGCGACTGATGGCCAGGGTATAGACACCGCCGTCTGGGTCGCTCAAGCTCCGCAATTCGCGTCCGCTGCTCACGTCCCAGAGCTTGATGGTGTGGTCGGAACCTGCGGAGGCGAGCAGGCGGCCATCGGGGCTGAACACCAGGACGAACGGCGACTCAGAGTGGCCCGTCTGCGGCACCAGTTCCGGCCGCGCGCGGGAAGGGACGCGCGGCCCTTGCGCCTCAGCACAGGCCGCCCCCAACAGCAGAAGTGCCGCCAGGACCATGAACAGGCCTGGCCAGATGCTCTTCCGCCGAGCGACAAGGATCTTTCCGCACGGCCACATGATGGGCCTCCAGATTCTTCAGAGTTGGTTCAGGAGAGGAACGCTAGGCAGGCTACTCCTTGCAGCCGGTGGCGGGCATCCCTTGTTGGGAGGGCTCGCGACCGGGACAGCACAGGTTCTCGAGGCCTCCCGCTCACTCACCTGACCGCGGACGGCTGATGGCTGGCGGCTGCCTTCTGCTCCCGCCGCCGGATCTTCTCCACCGCCTCGCCCAGCGCGTGCTTCAGTTTCTCCACGCCCTCGCCGGTCACCGCCGAGATGGGATAGAGCGCCAGCTTCTTGCGCCGGCAGAACTGCCGCAGCGCGCTCAGCTTCTTCTTGTTGGCCACATCCATCTTCGCCGCCACCACCAGCATGGGCTTCTCTTCCAACCCGGCGCCGAAGCTCTCCAGTTCGCTCATGATGACTTTGAAGTCCTCGACCGGGTCGGGCCGGCCGCTGGCGTCCGAAACATCGATCAAATGCGCCAGCAGGCGCGTGCGCTCGATGTGCCGCAGGAACTGCGTGCCCAAGCCCGCGCCCTGGTGCGCGCCCTCGATCAGCCCGGGGATGTCGGCCACCACGAAGCTGCGCTCCGCGGGCGCTTTCCCCATCACCGCCACGCCCAGGTTGGGCTCCAGCGTGGTGAAGGGATAGTCGGCGATCTTGGGGCGCGCCGCCGAGATGCGCGAGATCAGCGTGCTCTTGCCCACGTTGGGATAGCCCACCAGCCCGACGTCGGCGAGCAGCTTGAGTTCCAGGCGGTAGCTGCGCTCCTCGCCCGCGCGCCCGGGCTCAGCCTCGCGCGGCGCCTGGTGGGTGGAGGTGGCGAAACGCGCGTTGCCGCGGCCGCCGCGCCCCCCGCGCGCGATCACCCGCCGCTCTCCCGGCTGCGCGAAGTCGTGCACCTTCTCCCCCGTCTCCTCGTCGTAGAGGATGGTGCCCACCGGGACCTTGAGCACCGCGTCGGCGCCCTCGCGCCCGGT
This window contains:
- the obgE gene encoding GTPase ObgE, coding for MFIDEARIRVKAGNGGNGCVAFRREKFVPRGGPSGGDGGKGGDVVLEASESHNTLVHFRFNPEHKAERGRHGEGSNKTGREGADAVLKVPVGTILYDEETGEKVHDFAQPGERRVIARGGRGGRGNARFATSTHQAPREAEPGRAGEERSYRLELKLLADVGLVGYPNVGKSTLISRISAARPKIADYPFTTLEPNLGVAVMGKAPAERSFVVADIPGLIEGAHQGAGLGTQFLRHIERTRLLAHLIDVSDASGRPDPVEDFKVIMSELESFGAGLEEKPMLVVAAKMDVANKKKLSALRQFCRRKKLALYPISAVTGEGVEKLKHALGEAVEKIRRREQKAAASHQPSAVR